Below is a genomic region from Rhodohalobacter sp. 614A.
TTTTAATTAATTTTTGAACCTTTCTGTCCACACATGCCAAAGTGTAATTAAGAATATTATTATAAGTAATGTCAGTTTCTTTAATGATGCTTTTGAATCGAGTAATTAATCTGTTTGAACTGACATAGAATGAATACTTTTTTTCTTTTTCATTTTCTTCATTTACATCTGTGCTTACCTTGAAAGTCAAATTCTCATTAAGTAAATCAGTAATTTTTAATTTTGCTCTCGTAATTCCTGTAATAATAGGCTTTTCGAAATTGCTTGTTTTTTCATCATTGATATACAGCTTATAGTTTTTTAGCTCTAGTCTAAATTCTTTTAAAATTTTATCTTTATCTGCCTCATTGTTGTAAAAGACGAAATAATCGTCAACATATCTGAATACCTCAAAATCTCTTTTATGGTATAGGGATGGATCATTATCTTTTAGGTTGTTTAGAACCGTCTTGTCAATTTGCTGTAAAATTAATTCAGCAAAAATTCTTGAAAACTCTGGTCCAATTACAATTCCATTTGTCTCACCGTAGTTTGCACTTCTTATAAATTTGTCGAATGCATCAGAGAATGATTTGTTTTTTTTATCCTTACTAATTTGATCTTTAACCATCTCGTTATTTAACAAGGCCCAAGAAATCGAATGGGTGTAAATACTATCAAAGCATTTAGAAATATCAAACTTGAACATATAATCATACTTTTTCTCGCACCTTTGATATCTGTATGATTCGTAGAACTTGTAAATATTACTTATGCTTTTGTAAACAAAAAAGGTCTTCAGATTTTCATACTCCTTATTAAATTCTTCTACAGTTTTATGTTCATGGTCATGAGCAAGGTTCTCAAAGTGAGTCTTATCTTTGTGGTAAGTAAATTTTGCAATTTTAAATGGTTTTCTTAAAGAAAATTTACTGATACCAGAATAATAAAGGATTAATGCTTTGTACTTTTCATAAAAAGTAATCAACGAGAGTTGATTTATTGGGTGTATAACAGTCAGCTCTCGAAAATCAATGTTTTTATGCGATATTTTGAAGCCAAAAGGTTGAGTTGTTATAGCTTGATGTGAAATTTCAATCTTGTTATCAGCTTCATTCTTGATTTTATTCTCATCAGTAAGACCAAATATTAATTTTATAATCCACTTTA
It encodes:
- the drt3b gene encoding antiviral reverse transcriptase Drt3b; this encodes MAKKKKQIRNKKERVLLSDILPYEVPVTFSNKSFYDFLIDNDIELKNNTITWSGDNPALKWIIKLIFGLTDENKIKNEADNKIEISHQAITTQPFGFKISHKNIDFRELTVIHPINQLSLITFYEKYKALILYYSGISKFSLRKPFKIAKFTYHKDKTHFENLAHDHEHKTVEEFNKEYENLKTFFVYKSISNIYKFYESYRYQRCEKKYDYMFKFDISKCFDSIYTHSISWALLNNEMVKDQISKDKKNKSFSDAFDKFIRSANYGETNGIVIGPEFSRIFAELILQQIDKTVLNNLKDNDPSLYHKRDFEVFRYVDDYFVFYNNEADKDKILKEFRLELKNYKLYINDEKTSNFEKPIITGITRAKLKITDLLNENLTFKVSTDVNEENEKEKKYSFYVSSNRLITRFKSIIKETDITYNNILNYTLACVDRKVQKLIKIYSGINDKTAYEQKVLKSFIEVLDFTFFLYTVTPRVNTTIKLCLILSKVIKFTKIKGNFNVDNRHLIFKKIYDEIFLVLNKYQNTEHTQLETLYLLITLKELGSDYRINENLLSQYFGIDIKEKVTNRDLNYFSITVLLFYIENKKRYRPIKLILRKHILSKFKKVSFENRGKSSELTLMLLDLISCPFLERNFKNELFNLYGLTGQDGLLRSAIINYKKNWFTKWTGFDFGKALEAKKSEEVY